One genomic segment of Pedobacter endophyticus includes these proteins:
- the rpmA gene encoding 50S ribosomal protein L27, with amino-acid sequence MAHKKGAGSSKNGRESHSKRLGIKVFGGQLAIAGNIIVRQRGTKHHPDKGVGIGKDHTLFALVDGTVVFRKKADNKSYVSILPYVETEVVAEPVKKAPAAKKEAVAQEVEAAPAPAKAKKASAKKEEATEEAAPAE; translated from the coding sequence GAATCGCATAGTAAGCGTTTAGGTATTAAAGTTTTCGGTGGTCAGTTAGCTATCGCAGGAAACATTATTGTACGTCAACGTGGTACAAAACACCACCCTGATAAAGGTGTTGGTATTGGTAAAGACCATACTTTATTTGCATTGGTTGATGGAACAGTTGTTTTCAGAAAGAAAGCTGACAACAAATCGTATGTTTCTATCCTTCCTTATGTAGAAACAGAAGTAGTTGCTGAGCCAGTAAAAAAAGCACCAGCTGCTAAAAAAGAAGCTGTAGCTCAAGAAGTTGAGGCGGCACCAGCGCCAGCAAAAGCTAAAAAAGCATCTGCAAAAAAAGAAGAAGCTACTGAAGAAGCTGCACCAGCAGAATAA
- a CDS encoding DUF294 nucleotidyltransferase-like domain-containing protein, translating to MNEKLIFLKNTAPYQNLPNEILDKLAAVLEVNEFAEDTKLYASSQKMKGVEIVVYGTLESYFLDAAKHKINAESYHRGKTFGAISILFNKKKSLTQVEAKKGTKTYFLARKEFKKLCTDFGEFFDYFATEFGKKMLDEEFAQRYRQSSSLEDNYLFTDQLYSARISDITYRKIVSCTPETPIFEAAKKMADNKTSCLFVAQDNNEYLGFVTDITLRDRVIANKLDPQAPISEVMDEHIVSIFDHVYVYEAILLMFSSKSRYLLVKQGGDYVGFLSRNRLLSEQAQSPLVFIQSVKSAVNIADLRAKWQKAPKIVAQLLGRGVHAQIVNEVVTTIADTISNKIIDDVISKLGPPPAKFVFMVLGSEGRKELSLKTDQDNAIIYEDTPEEKRAMVRAYFLDLATQVSDRLNYVGFVYCDGDYMATNPNWTHSLSHWIYNYKNWIEQAVPEAAVKFAAFFDCRAIYGDPDIMEQLRLAVDEELKKPIEKFYLYLAKNALLYEPPLTYFKNIKTQKLESKQGFDIKTAMTPIVDLVRVYALQNRIFQKENTGERLSALKDLGIFNETQYNELMQSYYYLMGLRLKNQAQQILNNQIAPNNFIEVNSLTKIDKVTLIEIFKTIQNFQSGIKMKFTNTLL from the coding sequence AGCTGTATGCATCATCGCAAAAAATGAAAGGCGTTGAAATTGTGGTATACGGAACGCTCGAAAGTTACTTCTTAGATGCTGCGAAGCATAAAATAAATGCAGAAAGTTATCATCGGGGCAAAACATTTGGTGCAATATCCATCCTGTTCAACAAAAAGAAATCGTTAACACAGGTTGAAGCTAAAAAAGGAACCAAAACCTACTTTTTGGCACGCAAAGAGTTCAAAAAACTATGTACCGATTTCGGCGAGTTCTTCGATTATTTTGCAACAGAGTTTGGCAAAAAAATGCTCGATGAGGAATTTGCGCAACGCTACCGCCAAAGCAGCTCGTTAGAAGACAATTACTTATTTACCGATCAACTTTACAGTGCCCGGATAAGCGATATTACCTACCGGAAAATAGTTAGCTGCACACCTGAAACGCCAATTTTCGAGGCGGCAAAAAAAATGGCCGACAATAAAACTAGTTGTTTATTCGTCGCACAAGACAATAATGAATATCTGGGTTTTGTTACCGACATTACACTGCGTGACCGCGTGATAGCCAACAAGCTCGATCCGCAAGCACCAATTAGTGAGGTGATGGATGAACACATTGTTAGCATCTTCGATCACGTATATGTTTACGAGGCCATCTTACTCATGTTCAGCAGCAAATCGCGTTACCTTTTGGTAAAACAAGGCGGTGATTATGTGGGCTTTTTAAGCCGGAACAGGCTTTTGAGTGAGCAGGCGCAATCGCCGCTGGTATTCATTCAGTCCGTTAAATCGGCAGTAAACATCGCTGATTTAAGAGCTAAATGGCAAAAGGCACCCAAAATTGTGGCCCAGCTGCTGGGCAGAGGTGTACATGCGCAAATTGTTAACGAAGTGGTTACCACCATTGCCGACACGATCTCGAACAAAATTATCGACGATGTGATTTCCAAATTGGGACCTCCGCCCGCAAAGTTTGTCTTTATGGTGTTGGGCAGTGAAGGCAGGAAAGAATTGAGCCTTAAAACTGATCAGGATAATGCGATCATTTACGAAGATACGCCCGAAGAAAAGCGGGCAATGGTTCGAGCGTATTTTCTTGATCTGGCCACTCAGGTTTCAGATCGGCTAAATTATGTAGGTTTTGTGTACTGCGATGGCGATTACATGGCCACAAACCCCAATTGGACGCATTCACTTTCGCACTGGATATACAACTACAAAAACTGGATAGAACAAGCGGTGCCGGAAGCTGCTGTTAAATTTGCCGCATTTTTCGACTGCCGGGCAATTTACGGCGACCCGGATATTATGGAGCAGTTGAGGCTCGCTGTAGATGAGGAACTGAAAAAACCTATTGAAAAATTCTATCTGTATCTGGCCAAAAATGCGCTTTTGTACGAACCGCCCCTCACCTATTTCAAGAACATTAAAACGCAAAAACTCGAAAGCAAGCAAGGCTTCGATATCAAAACGGCCATGACACCTATCGTAGATTTGGTTCGCGTGTATGCACTTCAAAATAGAATTTTTCAGAAAGAAAATACCGGCGAAAGGCTGAGTGCATTAAAAGACCTTGGCATTTTCAATGAAACTCAATATAACGAGCTGATGCAATCGTACTATTACTTAATGGGTTTGAGACTAAAAAACCAGGCGCAACAAATATTAAATAATCAAATTGCCCCCAATAACTTTATCGAGGTGAACAGTTTAACAAAGATTGATAAGGTTACGCTGATCGAAATTTTCAAAACGATTCAAAATTTCCAGAGCGGCATTAAAATGAAGTTTACAAATACCCTTTTATAG
- the mnmA gene encoding tRNA 2-thiouridine(34) synthase MnmA, which yields MSKHGRILVAMSGGVDSSVAAVMLHEQGYEVIGLTMKTWDYASSGGSSKETGCCSLDSINDARTLAVNYGFPHYILDIRDEFGDYVIDNFVDEYLAGRTPNPCVLCNTHIKWEALLKRANKLDCEFIATGHYANIRQQDSGRYVISKGKDENKDQSYVLWGVSQENLARTKFPLGSFAKAEIRQMALDMGQEELAKKSESYEICFVPDNDYRAFLKHKVEDLEDRVAGGNFVLSNGMVVGQHKGYPFYTIGQRKGLGVAFGEPMFVTQILPESNTVVLGRAEELERREALVRNVNLIKYSSIEEPMNDVITKIRYKDAGMLSTIVQEKNNMRVVFDHNVSAIAPGQSAVFYEGNDLLGGGFLV from the coding sequence ATGAGTAAACACGGTAGAATTCTGGTGGCCATGAGTGGCGGGGTTGATAGTTCGGTAGCGGCTGTAATGTTGCACGAGCAAGGTTATGAGGTAATTGGCTTAACCATGAAGACCTGGGATTATGCCTCATCGGGAGGTAGCAGCAAGGAAACCGGCTGTTGCTCGTTAGATAGTATAAATGACGCCCGAACGCTTGCCGTAAACTACGGATTTCCGCATTATATTTTGGATATACGCGATGAATTTGGCGATTATGTGATCGATAATTTCGTTGATGAGTATTTAGCGGGCAGAACGCCAAACCCTTGTGTGCTTTGCAACACCCACATTAAATGGGAAGCGCTGTTAAAACGGGCAAACAAACTAGACTGTGAATTTATCGCAACAGGGCATTATGCCAATATTCGCCAACAGGATAGCGGACGCTACGTGATCTCGAAAGGGAAAGATGAAAACAAAGATCAGTCTTACGTGCTTTGGGGTGTTTCGCAAGAAAACCTCGCACGTACCAAGTTCCCATTAGGAAGCTTTGCCAAAGCCGAAATAAGACAAATGGCATTGGATATGGGCCAGGAGGAACTGGCAAAAAAATCAGAAAGCTACGAGATTTGTTTTGTACCTGATAACGATTACAGAGCCTTTTTGAAACATAAAGTTGAAGATTTAGAAGATCGTGTTGCTGGTGGCAACTTCGTTTTAAGTAACGGAATGGTTGTTGGACAGCATAAGGGTTATCCGTTTTACACCATCGGGCAACGCAAAGGCTTGGGCGTAGCTTTCGGAGAGCCTATGTTTGTGACACAGATATTGCCCGAGAGCAACACTGTAGTTTTAGGACGTGCAGAAGAACTGGAACGTAGAGAAGCACTTGTTCGAAACGTAAACCTGATTAAATATTCGAGCATTGAAGAACCGATGAACGATGTGATTACCAAAATTCGTTACAAGGACGCTGGAATGTTAAGCACTATTGTTCAGGAGAAAAACAACATGCGTGTAGTTTTCGACCACAATGTATCGGCGATCGCACCCGGTCAATCAGCCGTATTTTACGAAGGAAATGATCTGCTGGGCGGAGGGTTTTTGGTTTAG